One genomic segment of Chitinophaga sancti includes these proteins:
- a CDS encoding RagB/SusD family nutrient uptake outer membrane protein: MKRSIIKYLLSSALVTASFACHKLEVPVTTELTTDTYPQDSASFITASGPVYVVLRGNYGVEWQMQNSLSTDETIMPARGGNWYDGGQNVQMHYHTWTRDNGYVNGNWTWLSTIIGVSNQTLDILGTTETDGATKSRHLAEIKMIRALAYFWMMDNYGRVPLDTVAGDYTPHENVDRSVTFNWIEKEITSALPYLSRATGTSTYGRANKFMAFSLLAKLYLNAEYYTGTQRYNDAIIACDSVINANLYSLASSGSYLDMFKYNNGPATPEFIFAIPYDPNFSNGSWPFRGVNIHSRYDVPRSMGNVAAGAGYNYFSIPFVPGAPRSTIPSYYAYFYDDNDVRNGQWLHGKQYKQDGTPITITTTYAGYDAITYAGNTASYTYQLDLTPDVVLRQSTDLFDCGNDEVAWNMGYRNIKFYPDATSANRNQNNDIPVFRYADILMMKAEAIQRGGSATNGASALSLVNQVRAQRTTSAAWTNITLDSIYNERTREFAMEAWHRNDMIRFGKFENSWGFKTDADVNHRIFPIPTNAIKLNPNLTQNPGY; encoded by the coding sequence ATGAAACGCTCAATCATAAAATATTTACTTTCTTCAGCGCTGGTGACAGCAAGCTTTGCTTGTCATAAGCTAGAAGTACCAGTGACTACTGAACTCACTACTGATACCTACCCACAGGATTCTGCTTCCTTCATCACCGCATCCGGTCCCGTGTATGTAGTACTGAGAGGTAACTACGGCGTTGAATGGCAAATGCAGAACTCTTTAAGTACAGACGAAACCATCATGCCCGCCCGTGGCGGTAACTGGTACGATGGTGGACAAAACGTGCAAATGCACTACCACACCTGGACCAGGGATAATGGTTATGTAAATGGTAACTGGACCTGGCTCTCTACTATCATCGGTGTATCTAACCAGACACTCGACATCCTCGGCACCACCGAAACAGATGGCGCTACTAAAAGCAGGCATCTTGCCGAAATAAAAATGATCCGTGCCCTGGCTTATTTCTGGATGATGGACAACTACGGACGTGTACCACTGGATACTGTAGCTGGTGACTATACGCCGCATGAAAATGTAGATCGCTCCGTTACTTTCAACTGGATTGAAAAAGAAATCACCAGTGCACTGCCTTACCTGAGCAGGGCAACCGGTACCTCTACCTACGGCAGAGCAAACAAATTCATGGCGTTTTCCCTGCTGGCAAAATTGTACCTGAATGCTGAATACTACACCGGCACTCAACGTTACAACGATGCAATCATTGCCTGCGACAGTGTTATTAACGCTAACCTGTACTCCCTGGCCAGCAGCGGTAGCTACCTGGATATGTTCAAATACAATAACGGTCCTGCTACCCCTGAATTCATCTTCGCTATTCCATACGATCCTAACTTCAGCAATGGCTCATGGCCGTTCAGAGGCGTAAATATTCACAGCCGTTACGATGTGCCCCGCTCTATGGGTAACGTAGCTGCAGGCGCCGGTTACAACTACTTCAGCATTCCATTCGTACCAGGTGCTCCCAGAAGTACCATACCTTCCTACTATGCCTACTTTTATGATGACAATGATGTACGTAACGGTCAATGGCTGCATGGTAAACAATACAAACAGGATGGTACACCTATCACCATCACCACTACTTATGCAGGTTATGATGCAATCACCTATGCAGGTAACACCGCTTCTTACACCTATCAGCTGGACCTGACTCCTGATGTGGTGCTGAGACAAAGTACTGACCTGTTCGATTGTGGTAATGACGAAGTAGCCTGGAACATGGGTTATCGTAACATCAAGTTCTATCCTGATGCAACATCTGCAAACCGTAACCAGAACAACGACATTCCTGTATTCAGATATGCCGACATCCTGATGATGAAAGCTGAAGCAATTCAACGTGGTGGTAGCGCTACCAACGGTGCTTCTGCACTGAGCCTGGTCAACCAGGTAAGAGCACAACGTACTACCAGCGCAGCCTGGACGAATATCACACTGGATTCTATCTATAATGAAAGAACCAGAGAGTTCGCAATGGAAGCATGGCATAGAAATGACATGATCCGCTTTGGTAAATTTGAAAACAGCTGGGGTTTCAAAACAGATGCTGATGTGAATCACCGTATCTTCCCGATCCCTACTAATGCCATTAAGTTGAATCCGAACCTGACACAGAATCCGGGTTATTAA
- a CDS encoding elongation factor G, whose amino-acid sequence MKTYDEKHIRNIVLLGAAKSGKTTLCETMLFEAGIIPRRGRVEEGNTVSDYHEIEHDRGSSVYATCMHTEWRDYKINIIDTPGLEDFIGEVIASIRICDTALLLLNAQYGVEVGTELIWDYVDKYRKPTIVAVNQLDAELANFSRTVEAAKRVLGNAVTVMQYPVNQGPGFNSVIDLLKMTMYKFPEKGGKPEKLPIPESEKEQAEKLHNELVEKAAENDDTLMEHYFEKGNLDEDELRQGLKIGMLKHDVFPLFCLSALNDMGSGRLMGFIDNVAPSAVDMPPEKGEKGETIACDPAGPPVLFVFKTLLEPHIGKLSFFKVLSGEVKAGAELYNEKGNTAERLNQLFIADGRNRNNVEVLRTGDIGCTLKLKNTLTNHTLGEKGSVQVEAIHFPTPNVRVAIEPVNKGDDEKLSEVLAEIHMEDPTLEIEYNRELKQVILHGQGELHLALTKWRLEHIYKMPIDFIPAKIPYRETIRQAAQSTYRHKKQSGGSGQFAEVYIKIEPYYDGMPPFKEHPVRDTETVELNWGGKLVFNNCIVGGAIDTRFLPSIMKGIMEKMNEGPLTGSYVRDIRVSVYDGKMHPVDSNDISFKIAGMMAFKDAFHQAAPLLLEPVYDVETTAPDDMAGDVMGELQSRRSLITGMDSENGYQIIKARTPQAELDKLFAALRNVTQGKARVKAVFAEYAAVPGELQKKLMEEYKNVELVG is encoded by the coding sequence ATGAAGACCTATGATGAGAAACACATCAGGAACATTGTTCTATTAGGAGCAGCGAAAAGCGGCAAGACCACACTTTGCGAAACCATGTTATTCGAGGCCGGCATCATTCCCCGACGAGGCAGGGTCGAAGAGGGGAACACGGTCTCCGATTACCATGAAATAGAGCATGACAGGGGTAGCTCGGTATACGCCACCTGTATGCACACAGAGTGGCGTGATTACAAGATCAATATTATTGATACCCCGGGATTGGAAGACTTTATCGGGGAAGTAATTGCATCCATCCGCATCTGTGATACCGCACTCCTCCTGCTGAATGCACAGTACGGCGTAGAAGTGGGTACCGAACTGATTTGGGACTATGTGGATAAGTACCGCAAACCGACTATCGTGGCTGTGAATCAGCTCGATGCAGAACTGGCAAATTTTTCCCGCACTGTCGAAGCTGCAAAGCGGGTATTAGGAAACGCAGTTACGGTGATGCAATACCCTGTGAACCAGGGACCTGGATTTAACAGTGTGATCGACCTGTTGAAAATGACGATGTATAAATTCCCGGAAAAAGGCGGTAAGCCTGAAAAACTACCGATTCCTGAGAGTGAAAAGGAGCAGGCGGAAAAGCTACACAATGAACTCGTAGAAAAAGCCGCCGAAAATGACGATACCCTCATGGAGCATTATTTTGAAAAAGGAAATCTCGATGAAGATGAACTGCGGCAGGGATTGAAAATCGGGATGTTGAAACACGATGTGTTTCCATTGTTTTGTTTATCTGCTTTGAATGATATGGGGAGTGGAAGGCTGATGGGATTTATTGACAATGTTGCGCCATCAGCGGTGGATATGCCTCCAGAAAAAGGCGAAAAAGGTGAAACGATTGCCTGTGATCCGGCAGGCCCTCCGGTGTTGTTTGTATTCAAAACTTTGCTGGAACCGCATATTGGAAAGTTATCGTTTTTTAAAGTGTTGTCGGGGGAAGTGAAGGCGGGAGCTGAGTTGTACAATGAGAAGGGGAATACTGCAGAGCGGTTGAATCAGTTATTTATAGCTGACGGCAGGAACCGCAATAATGTGGAGGTACTGCGTACAGGAGATATCGGCTGTACTTTGAAACTGAAAAATACTTTGACTAATCATACATTGGGAGAGAAGGGGAGTGTGCAGGTGGAAGCGATTCATTTTCCTACACCCAATGTGCGGGTAGCAATCGAGCCTGTGAATAAGGGGGATGATGAAAAACTGAGCGAAGTGCTGGCAGAAATTCATATGGAAGATCCTACTTTGGAAATTGAATATAACCGTGAATTGAAACAGGTGATTTTGCATGGGCAGGGTGAATTACATTTAGCATTGACCAAATGGCGACTGGAACATATTTATAAAATGCCGATCGATTTTATTCCTGCGAAAATACCATACAGGGAAACGATCAGACAGGCTGCACAGTCCACTTACAGGCATAAAAAACAATCGGGTGGTTCGGGGCAGTTTGCAGAAGTGTATATAAAAATAGAACCTTACTATGATGGTATGCCTCCGTTTAAAGAACATCCGGTACGTGATACGGAGACGGTAGAATTAAACTGGGGTGGTAAGCTGGTATTCAATAATTGTATTGTAGGTGGCGCCATCGATACACGGTTTTTACCTTCTATTATGAAGGGGATTATGGAGAAGATGAATGAGGGACCTTTGACAGGCTCTTATGTGCGGGACATCAGGGTGAGTGTATATGATGGTAAAATGCATCCTGTGGATAGTAATGATATTTCATTTAAGATTGCGGGGATGATGGCGTTTAAAGATGCTTTTCATCAGGCGGCACCGTTACTATTAGAACCGGTGTATGATGTGGAGACGACTGCGCCGGATGATATGGCGGGCGATGTGATGGGAGAGTTGCAGAGCAGGCGAAGTTTGATTACAGGGATGGATTCTGAGAATGGATACCAGATTATTAAAGCGCGCACGCCGCAGGCTGAATTGGATAAGTTATTTGCAGCATTGCGAAATGTGACGCAGGGGAAAGCGAGGGTGAAAGCGGTGTTTGCAGAGTATGCGGCTGTGCCGGGGGAATTGCAGAAGAAGCTGATGGAGGAGTATAAGAATGTAGAATTAGTGGGGTGA
- a CDS encoding ABC transporter ATP-binding protein: MKLFLHYLKRYKWLIGLALLLATINQVFSLLDPYIFGKLIDRFANHPNTTAKGMPRGQGDYIRGVILLLLASMGVAMVSRIAKAFQDYFTNVIIQKFGASVYTDGLKHSLRLPYQQFEDQRSGETLAVLQKVRTDSEKFITAFVNVLFVALVGVIFVMVYAYTVNKSLVFVYTGGCLLLSWLMNVLSRKIKTIQKTIVKETTMLAGATTESLRNIELVKSLGLTNQEIRRLNSTTIRILMLELKKVRSIRSISFVQGTFVNFLRQVILFLLLYLIYGGSVTVGQLFTLQLYSFFIFGPLQELGNIILAYREAQVSLLNFQRILDTPVEETPSNPVRISNIESLTFENVGFQHLTASTKALEQINFTVKTGETVAFVGPSGSGKTTLVKLLVGLYNPAEGNLYYNGIKSSEIDIEELRAQIGFVTQDTQLFSGTIRENLLFVNPRATDEDMMRVLKQASCDTLLARGDNGLDTMIGEGGMKVSGGEKQRLSIARALLRHPRLLVFDEATSALDSITEEAISNTVRAITATREHITVMIAHRLSTIMHADKIFVLEKGRIIETGNHIDLLAEKGLYYAMWRQQIGER, translated from the coding sequence ATGAAATTGTTTTTACATTATCTGAAAAGATATAAATGGTTAATCGGATTGGCTTTACTATTGGCGACCATTAACCAGGTTTTTTCCCTGCTTGATCCATACATTTTTGGAAAGCTGATTGATCGGTTCGCGAATCACCCAAACACGACTGCTAAAGGAATGCCACGTGGGCAGGGTGATTATATCAGGGGTGTTATTCTGCTACTACTTGCATCTATGGGTGTCGCTATGGTCTCGCGCATTGCCAAGGCCTTCCAGGATTACTTCACAAATGTGATTATCCAGAAATTTGGCGCCAGTGTTTACACCGACGGACTGAAGCATTCCCTCCGCCTGCCATACCAGCAATTTGAAGACCAGCGTAGTGGCGAAACCCTCGCTGTATTACAGAAAGTACGTACGGATAGCGAAAAGTTCATCACTGCCTTTGTGAATGTACTCTTCGTAGCCCTGGTAGGTGTTATTTTCGTGATGGTGTATGCTTACACTGTAAACAAAAGCCTGGTATTCGTATATACCGGTGGTTGTTTGCTCCTGTCCTGGCTCATGAACGTACTCAGCCGCAAGATCAAGACTATTCAGAAAACGATCGTCAAGGAAACGACCATGCTTGCAGGCGCGACCACAGAGTCCCTGCGTAACATTGAATTGGTAAAAAGCCTTGGGCTTACTAACCAGGAGATCCGTCGTCTCAATTCAACGACCATCCGTATCCTCATGCTGGAACTGAAAAAGGTGCGTAGCATCAGAAGTATCAGTTTTGTACAGGGTACTTTTGTAAACTTCCTGCGCCAGGTGATCCTCTTCCTGCTCCTGTACCTGATTTATGGAGGTTCCGTAACGGTGGGCCAGTTGTTCACCTTACAGCTGTATTCATTCTTCATTTTCGGTCCTTTGCAGGAATTGGGCAATATCATCCTCGCTTACCGGGAGGCACAGGTATCTCTCCTGAATTTCCAGCGTATTTTGGATACCCCGGTAGAAGAAACGCCTTCCAACCCTGTCAGGATCAGCAATATTGAGTCCCTCACATTTGAAAATGTAGGATTCCAGCACCTGACAGCGAGTACCAAAGCCCTCGAACAGATCAATTTCACGGTGAAAACCGGTGAAACGGTGGCATTCGTCGGCCCTTCCGGCTCTGGTAAGACCACGCTGGTGAAATTACTTGTCGGTTTGTACAATCCTGCTGAAGGAAATCTGTACTACAACGGTATTAAAAGCTCCGAGATTGATATTGAAGAATTACGCGCACAGATAGGTTTCGTGACACAGGATACCCAGTTATTCTCAGGTACCATCCGCGAAAACCTCTTATTCGTCAATCCCCGCGCTACAGATGAAGATATGATGCGCGTATTGAAACAGGCAAGTTGCGACACCCTGCTGGCCCGTGGTGATAATGGGCTGGATACCATGATTGGTGAAGGTGGCATGAAAGTATCAGGCGGCGAGAAACAACGTCTCTCTATTGCCCGTGCACTCCTTCGCCATCCGCGTTTGCTGGTATTTGATGAGGCGACTTCTGCGCTGGATTCTATTACTGAAGAGGCGATCTCTAATACTGTAAGAGCAATCACCGCTACCCGTGAGCATATTACGGTGATGATTGCACATAGGTTGTCCACGATTATGCATGCGGACAAGATTTTTGTGCTGGAAAAGGGGAGGATTATTGAGACAGGGAATCATATTGATCTGTTGGCTGAGAAAGGCCTGTATTATGCCATGTGGAGGCAGCAGATCGGGGAAAGATAG
- a CDS encoding TonB-dependent receptor, producing the protein MHYLRVVILSILTGFSIYSPAFADDDAGNSLSGLVTDKSNNTPLPGVTVYFPDLHVGASTDAQGHYEIKNLPKGKFLVEVHFIGYATLTQTVQVNGATNINFGLSTKVIEENEVVITGVSQATSLKQNPTPVNIIRKDYLESNISTNIIDAVAKLPGVSQLTTGPAISKPFIRGLGYNRVVVIGDGIRQEGQQWGDEHGIEIDDYNVSKIEVLKGPASLVYGSDALAGVVNIVPPSPEPAGHVKGNIAANYLSNNGMIAYHADLAGTTQNGFSWSVYGTQKFAHDYKNKYDGYVYNSKFHNTNYGGSIGINKNWGSSVLRFTSFNQELGLVEGDRNELGQFIKPINDNGVAGEGVATDKDFKSYTIGLPRQQINHQKLVWDNDFYMQNGSRLNVILGYQWNRRQEFGDVLNPNEPELYLKLNTFNYGVKYSFADMNGWQTAIGVNGMQQHNNILSGSEFLVPGYNLFDAGIYAVTSKTWDKLTFSGGLRFDNRHISVQGLMLDEDGKPVSSGGEEKFNALSKNFSNISGSAGLSYAASDKVTLKVNVARGFRAPNISEIGANGVHEGTIKYEYGNESLKPEVSTQGDIGAEFNSEHVSMTGSLFYNHITNFIYSRKLSSVNGGDSIPTTDNDEGYAAFQYQQSTANLYGGEVMIDIHPHPIDWLHFENTFSYVKAVIANGSDSTKYLPNIPAARWLSELKGKFKHVGGIFQNAYAGIQMDWTFDQNNVYYAYQTETATPGYTLWNAGIGADVVNRNKKVLFSLHLAANNLTDVAYQNHLSRLKYAAENEVTGRTGVFNMGRNYSVRVAIPLNFK; encoded by the coding sequence ATGCATTACCTGCGTGTTGTTATATTAAGTATACTGACAGGATTTTCTATTTATTCTCCTGCCTTTGCCGATGATGATGCCGGCAATTCACTGAGTGGATTGGTTACAGACAAATCGAATAATACCCCATTACCGGGTGTGACCGTTTATTTTCCAGACCTGCATGTAGGTGCTTCTACAGATGCGCAGGGCCATTACGAGATCAAAAATTTACCAAAAGGAAAGTTCCTGGTAGAGGTGCATTTCATTGGTTATGCGACCCTCACGCAAACAGTTCAGGTGAATGGTGCTACCAACATCAACTTTGGTCTGAGTACTAAAGTGATTGAAGAAAATGAAGTAGTGATTACGGGGGTGAGTCAGGCGACGTCGCTGAAGCAAAACCCGACTCCGGTGAACATTATCAGAAAAGATTATCTGGAATCAAATATATCTACCAATATCATTGATGCAGTGGCCAAGCTGCCAGGGGTAAGTCAGCTAACGACGGGTCCGGCTATATCCAAGCCGTTCATCCGTGGTCTGGGTTACAACCGTGTGGTGGTAATAGGCGATGGTATCAGACAGGAAGGTCAGCAGTGGGGTGATGAGCATGGTATAGAAATCGACGATTATAATGTAAGTAAAATAGAAGTGCTGAAAGGCCCTGCATCACTGGTATATGGTTCCGATGCGCTGGCAGGGGTGGTCAATATCGTACCACCAAGTCCTGAGCCGGCAGGTCATGTGAAAGGCAATATAGCCGCCAATTATCTGTCTAACAATGGCATGATTGCCTATCACGCAGATCTGGCAGGCACAACTCAAAATGGATTTAGCTGGAGTGTGTATGGTACGCAGAAGTTTGCACACGATTATAAGAATAAGTACGATGGATATGTGTATAACTCTAAGTTCCATAATACGAACTATGGTGGTAGCATTGGTATCAATAAAAACTGGGGATCTTCTGTACTGCGTTTTACTTCCTTTAACCAGGAGTTAGGTTTGGTAGAAGGTGATCGTAATGAACTGGGTCAGTTCATCAAGCCTATCAATGATAATGGAGTGGCAGGAGAAGGAGTTGCTACCGATAAGGATTTCAAATCTTATACAATCGGTTTGCCGCGTCAGCAGATCAACCATCAGAAGTTGGTATGGGATAACGATTTCTATATGCAAAATGGTAGCAGATTGAATGTGATCCTGGGGTATCAGTGGAACAGACGCCAGGAGTTTGGAGATGTATTAAATCCGAATGAACCTGAGTTGTACCTGAAGTTGAATACGTTCAACTATGGTGTGAAATATTCATTTGCTGATATGAATGGATGGCAGACTGCTATAGGTGTAAACGGTATGCAGCAGCATAATAATATTCTTTCAGGAAGTGAGTTCCTGGTACCGGGTTACAACCTGTTTGATGCGGGTATCTATGCGGTGACAAGTAAGACCTGGGATAAGCTGACATTCAGCGGTGGTCTGCGTTTTGACAACAGGCATATCAGTGTGCAGGGTTTGATGCTGGATGAAGATGGTAAACCAGTAAGCAGTGGTGGTGAAGAGAAGTTCAATGCACTGAGCAAGAATTTTTCCAACATCTCTGGTAGTGCGGGTCTGAGTTATGCAGCGAGCGATAAGGTGACGCTGAAGGTGAATGTAGCCAGAGGTTTCAGGGCGCCGAATATTTCAGAGATTGGCGCGAATGGTGTGCATGAAGGTACGATCAAGTATGAATATGGGAATGAATCGCTGAAGCCAGAGGTGAGCACACAGGGAGATATTGGAGCGGAGTTTAATTCAGAGCACGTGTCAATGACGGGTAGCTTGTTTTATAATCACATTACAAACTTTATTTATAGCCGTAAGCTGAGTAGTGTGAATGGTGGGGATTCAATTCCTACAACTGATAATGATGAGGGGTATGCGGCATTCCAGTATCAGCAGTCAACAGCTAATTTGTATGGCGGAGAGGTGATGATTGATATACATCCGCATCCGATAGACTGGTTGCACTTTGAGAATACTTTCTCTTATGTGAAGGCGGTGATAGCGAATGGTTCAGATTCAACAAAGTATCTGCCTAATATTCCGGCGGCAAGATGGTTGTCAGAGTTGAAAGGAAAGTTCAAACATGTAGGTGGTATATTCCAGAATGCGTATGCGGGTATACAGATGGATTGGACGTTTGACCAGAACAATGTGTACTATGCATATCAGACAGAGACAGCAACACCGGGATATACATTGTGGAATGCAGGGATAGGTGCAGATGTGGTGAATAGGAATAAGAAGGTGTTGTTCTCATTGCATCTGGCAGCGAATAACCTGACGGATGTAGCTTACCAGAATCATTTGAGCAGATTGAAATATGCGGCGGAGAATGAGGTGACAGGAAGAACAGGGGTGTTTAATATGGGGAGGAATTATAGTGTGAGAGTGGCGATACCGTTGAATTTTAAATAG
- a CDS encoding DUF1501 domain-containing protein produces the protein MKRRDFLKYTAPAAILPTFINGFAVKAFGSSSLLSALESASADNDHVLVMIQLVGGNDGLNMVVPIDLYDKYQAIRPNIAIPQGKLLPLVNNVKTGLHPAMTGVQQLYEEGKVCIIQSVGYPSPNYSHFRATDIWVSGSDANEIVETGWGGRYLDTQYPGYPDGYPNDENPDPLAIQIGSIVSPAFQGANTNTGIAISSATDFYNLLDDVADPVPDTHAGVELAYIRLIAKQTNKFSDAIKKAAQNVTSQSEYPDTQLGRQLKIVARLVAGGLKTRMYMVSMGFFDTHASQTEGGDNTTGYHAELLTELSEGIKAFMDDLTKLKASRRVVGMTFSEFGRRIKSNSSMGTDHGAAAPMIVFGDYVQQGILGTSPDIPDSGSVADNTPMQYDFRSVYASLLEQWFCVDNTTLQSILFKDYQRLPIVSGIACGTITGIDDVNNGSKGLITNYPNPFVDTTTLKYKTRGGHTMIQIFDTMGRLVAVPVNNVLAGGEYTTVFDSKKLAAGIFYARLQNGVYQEVRSMLKVKV, from the coding sequence ATGAAACGTAGAGATTTTCTTAAATATACCGCGCCGGCCGCTATTCTGCCAACCTTCATCAACGGGTTTGCAGTAAAGGCTTTTGGCTCTTCCTCATTATTGTCGGCACTTGAAAGTGCTTCGGCGGACAACGATCACGTTCTGGTTATGATCCAGCTGGTCGGTGGGAACGATGGCCTGAACATGGTCGTGCCTATCGATCTCTATGATAAATACCAGGCTATTCGTCCAAATATCGCCATCCCCCAGGGTAAGCTGTTACCACTGGTGAATAATGTAAAAACAGGGTTACATCCTGCTATGACCGGGGTGCAGCAGTTATATGAAGAAGGGAAGGTCTGCATCATTCAGAGCGTAGGCTATCCTTCACCGAACTACTCACACTTCCGCGCTACCGATATATGGGTATCTGGTTCTGATGCGAATGAGATTGTCGAAACAGGATGGGGTGGTCGCTATCTTGATACACAATACCCGGGTTATCCTGATGGGTATCCGAACGATGAAAATCCTGATCCGCTGGCGATCCAGATTGGTTCTATCGTATCTCCTGCTTTCCAGGGGGCGAATACCAATACGGGGATTGCGATTTCCAGCGCGACGGATTTTTATAACCTGTTAGATGACGTAGCGGACCCGGTTCCGGATACGCATGCAGGGGTAGAACTAGCTTATATACGCCTGATCGCCAAGCAGACAAATAAGTTTTCAGATGCTATCAAGAAAGCGGCACAGAATGTCACTTCTCAAAGTGAATACCCGGATACGCAACTGGGCAGACAGCTGAAAATCGTAGCCAGACTGGTAGCAGGCGGATTGAAAACAAGGATGTACATGGTAAGCATGGGCTTCTTTGATACCCACGCCAGCCAGACAGAGGGTGGAGATAACACCACTGGTTATCATGCTGAATTGTTGACAGAACTGTCAGAAGGGATCAAGGCATTTATGGATGACCTGACCAAACTGAAAGCGTCCCGCAGAGTAGTGGGTATGACTTTTTCTGAATTTGGCCGTCGTATTAAATCCAACAGCAGTATGGGTACGGATCACGGTGCTGCTGCGCCGATGATTGTATTTGGCGATTATGTACAACAGGGGATCCTGGGGACTTCGCCGGATATTCCGGATAGCGGGTCTGTGGCGGATAATACCCCGATGCAGTACGATTTTCGGTCAGTATATGCGAGTTTGCTGGAACAGTGGTTCTGTGTGGACAATACGACGTTGCAATCTATTTTGTTCAAGGATTACCAGCGCTTACCAATTGTAAGCGGTATAGCTTGTGGTACCATTACAGGTATTGATGATGTGAATAATGGTAGTAAGGGGTTGATAACCAACTATCCTAACCCGTTTGTAGATACGACTACCCTGAAGTACAAAACTCGTGGCGGGCATACTATGATCCAGATCTTTGATACCATGGGTCGTTTGGTGGCGGTGCCTGTGAATAATGTGCTGGCAGGAGGGGAGTATACAACGGTGTTTGATAGCAAAAAGCTGGCGGCTGGTATCTTCTATGCCCGATTGCAGAACGGGGTGTACCAGGAGGTGAGATCTATGCTGAAAGTGAAGGTATAA